The Cellulophaga sp. L1A9 genome window below encodes:
- a CDS encoding efflux transporter outer membrane subunit, which produces MKTIINRKNITKTMLLGVVLVTLQGCFVAKDYKRPELAETEALYRTDNLPTDSISMADVSWKTMFTDSYLSEYIEEGLENNMDVRIAIQQMIAAQAYAKQGKAGYFPTLSVGPNYTRQEFSENSQFGSLFTGGLDTYDVTADLSWEADIWGKIRSNKRASQADYLQNVAGHQAVKTQLISSIANTYYNLLALDAQLKVTKETIATRESGVETIKALKDAGQVTQVAVDQNVAQYNSARALQVDIEAAIFKTENTFSILLGKTPQEFERSSLDTQSIDQEMKLGVPTTLLRNRPDVMAAEYALIKDFELTNVANSSFYPSLTLTASGGLQSLELDKLFNANSLFATIVGGLTQPLLNQRKLQTQKEVALANQESSLLNFKKTLLVAGSEVSNALYTYEAETKKFEFRKNEVEALRTAEANSEELLKNGYANYLDLLTARQSALSAELNIIDSKLQQLVSIVDLYEALGGGWK; this is translated from the coding sequence ATGAAAACTATTATAAACCGTAAAAATATAACTAAAACCATGCTCTTGGGCGTGGTTTTAGTAACCCTTCAAGGTTGCTTTGTTGCAAAAGATTACAAACGTCCAGAATTAGCAGAAACTGAAGCACTTTATCGCACCGATAATTTACCAACGGACAGTATTTCTATGGCCGATGTATCTTGGAAAACGATGTTCACTGATTCCTACCTGAGTGAATATATTGAAGAGGGCCTTGAAAACAACATGGATGTCCGTATTGCTATTCAGCAAATGATAGCTGCCCAAGCATATGCAAAACAAGGAAAAGCAGGGTATTTTCCAACATTAAGCGTTGGACCTAATTATACAAGACAAGAATTTTCAGAAAATAGCCAATTCGGGTCTCTATTTACTGGAGGTTTAGACACGTATGACGTAACAGCAGACTTATCTTGGGAAGCTGATATATGGGGAAAAATAAGAAGCAATAAAAGAGCATCACAAGCAGACTATTTACAAAATGTTGCAGGGCATCAAGCCGTAAAAACACAATTGATTTCTAGTATTGCAAATACCTATTATAACTTATTGGCTTTAGACGCCCAATTAAAAGTAACTAAGGAAACCATAGCAACAAGAGAAAGTGGTGTAGAAACCATTAAAGCATTAAAAGATGCTGGTCAAGTAACCCAAGTTGCGGTAGATCAAAACGTAGCGCAATATAATAGTGCCAGAGCACTGCAAGTAGATATTGAAGCTGCTATCTTCAAAACAGAAAACACTTTTAGTATTTTACTAGGTAAAACGCCTCAAGAGTTTGAAAGAAGTAGCCTAGACACTCAAAGCATTGATCAAGAAATGAAGCTGGGCGTACCAACAACATTACTGAGAAACAGACCAGACGTTATGGCTGCAGAATATGCTTTAATTAAAGATTTTGAGTTAACCAATGTAGCTAATAGTAGTTTTTATCCATCGCTAACGTTAACCGCTTCTGGTGGGTTACAAAGTTTAGAGTTAGATAAATTGTTTAATGCCAACTCATTATTTGCGACGATAGTAGGTGGATTAACACAACCACTTCTAAATCAAAGAAAATTACAAACTCAAAAGGAAGTTGCCCTAGCTAATCAAGAAAGCTCTTTATTAAATTTCAAAAAAACCTTATTAGTTGCAGGTAGTGAAGTATCTAATGCTTTATACACTTATGAGGCTGAAACTAAAAAATTCGAATTTAGAAAGAATGAAGTTGAAGCTTTACGAACAGCAGAAGCAAACTCTGAAGAGTTACTTAAAAACGGATATGCAAACTATTTAGATTTATTAACTGCAAGACAAAGCGCATTAAGTGCAGAGCTTAATATCATAGATAGTAAACTACAACAATTAGTTTCTATTGTAGATTTATATGAAGCTCTTGGTGGCGGATGGAAATAA
- a CDS encoding TetR/AcrR family transcriptional regulator, with the protein MINKDRFLEIAISKFTRFGCKRFTLDDLAHELGISKKTIYETFDTKETIVNDSLDFLLKKTELEIIAITTNKEANPILSIIEIYRIGFLFVKNISPAYINGLKKYYPKSNTLYSDFKLRFTHKYIKDLLVKAQKRNLIQSTINIDLTCNLYFGNLENLSSISSNLFEAYTIDEILEHLVITHLRGIVTEDYLKESDF; encoded by the coding sequence ATGATAAATAAAGATCGTTTTTTAGAAATAGCCATATCAAAATTCACCAGATTTGGATGCAAGAGATTCACCTTAGATGATTTAGCTCATGAACTGGGAATTTCTAAAAAAACGATTTATGAAACTTTTGACACAAAAGAAACGATAGTAAATGATAGTTTAGATTTTCTGCTAAAGAAGACTGAACTTGAAATTATAGCAATTACAACTAATAAAGAAGCAAACCCAATCCTGTCTATTATTGAGATTTACAGGATTGGGTTTCTTTTTGTAAAAAACATTAGTCCAGCTTACATCAACGGATTAAAAAAATACTATCCAAAATCCAATACGCTATATTCTGATTTCAAACTACGTTTTACACATAAATACATTAAGGATTTGTTGGTAAAAGCCCAAAAAAGAAATCTAATACAATCTACTATAAATATTGATCTTACTTGTAATCTATACTTTGGTAATTTAGAAAATCTAAGTTCAATATCCTCTAATTTGTTTGAAGCATATACCATCGATGAAATTTTAGAACACCTTGTTATCACCCATTTAAGAGGTATTGTTACTGAAGACTATTTAAAAGAGAGTGATTTTTAA
- a CDS encoding DUF2185 domain-containing protein, whose protein sequence is MEENYKPMFVFREKQSSENDSGWRLFLGFESEGYSENSDNFGIYDPKKILKLGNSSSKLLVYKGIETVW, encoded by the coding sequence GTGGAAGAAAACTATAAACCGATGTTTGTTTTTAGAGAAAAACAATCTAGCGAAAATGACAGTGGATGGAGGTTATTTTTGGGGTTTGAAAGTGAGGGTTATTCTGAAAATTCAGATAATTTTGGAATCTATGACCCAAAAAAAATTCTAAAACTGGGTAACAGTAGCTCAAAATTATTAGTATACAAAGGTATTGAAACAGTTTGGTAA
- a CDS encoding CYTH domain-containing protein has product MLEIERKFLVLSDDYKKEASTKIRIVQGFLNTAPERTVRVRIKGELGFLTVKGKGNDTGVSRFEWEKEIAVSEAEALLKIAEPGSIDKFRYEVQVGKHTFEVDEFFGENEGLTVAEVELNSEGEVFEKPVWLGEEVSGITKYYNSQLSKHPFKEW; this is encoded by the coding sequence ATGCTTGAAATAGAACGAAAATTTTTAGTGTTGTCTGATGATTATAAAAAAGAAGCAAGCACTAAGATTAGAATAGTACAAGGCTTTTTAAATACAGCTCCTGAGCGTACTGTAAGAGTTAGAATTAAAGGAGAGCTAGGTTTTTTAACCGTAAAAGGAAAGGGAAATGACACTGGTGTTTCTCGTTTTGAATGGGAAAAGGAGATTGCTGTTTCAGAAGCAGAAGCCTTGCTCAAAATTGCAGAGCCTGGTAGTATTGATAAATTTAGATACGAGGTGCAAGTAGGGAAACATACTTTTGAGGTTGATGAGTTTTTTGGTGAAAATGAAGGTTTGACAGTTGCTGAGGTTGAGTTGAACTCAGAGGGCGAAGTTTTTGAAAAGCCAGTTTGGTTAGGAGAAGAGGTATCAGGAATAACAAAATATTACAATTCTCAGTTGAGTAAGCATCCGTTTAAGGAGTGGTAG
- a CDS encoding NAD(P)H-binding protein has translation MKRKDKTAIILGATGLTGGLLLDRLLHDERYEKIKLFSRSSVKISNPKIEEHLIDLLKLEEHKANFTADEVFCCIGTTKKKTPDNEIYKKIDYGIPVAAAKVAKSNGVNTFIVISALGASAKSTVFYNKVKGEMEDAVLEQKFPKVFILQPSLIGGERLEKRTGEWIFKKVMKVVDLVLVGSLKKYRTIAPETIAEAMIWLANNEYAQTKIESDKIKALGQ, from the coding sequence ATGAAAAGAAAAGATAAGACAGCAATTATACTTGGGGCTACGGGGCTAACAGGAGGACTCTTGCTAGACCGGTTGTTGCATGATGAGCGTTATGAAAAAATTAAATTATTTTCAAGATCATCAGTAAAAATAAGCAACCCTAAAATTGAAGAACATTTAATAGATCTTCTAAAGCTTGAAGAACATAAGGCTAACTTTACAGCAGATGAGGTTTTTTGTTGTATTGGCACTACGAAGAAAAAAACTCCAGATAACGAAATCTATAAAAAGATAGATTATGGAATTCCTGTTGCTGCCGCAAAAGTAGCAAAGAGTAATGGAGTAAACACGTTTATAGTTATTTCAGCCTTAGGGGCAAGTGCTAAAAGTACTGTGTTTTATAACAAAGTAAAAGGAGAGATGGAAGATGCCGTTTTGGAGCAGAAATTTCCTAAGGTTTTTATTTTACAGCCTTCTTTAATTGGGGGAGAGAGATTAGAAAAAAGAACAGGGGAATGGATTTTTAAGAAAGTAATGAAAGTGGTTGATTTGGTCCTTGTTGGCTCGTTAAAAAAGTATAGAACTATCGCGCCAGAAACCATTGCAGAAGCAATGATCTGGTTAGCAAATAATGAATATGCCCAAACCAAAATAGAATCTGATAAAATAAAGGCCTTAGGGCAGTAA
- the dinB gene encoding DNA polymerase IV, producing the protein MPIDLPNRKIIHVDMDAFYASVEELDNPDLKGKPLAVGGSEIRGVVSAANYEARKYGVRSAMSGVMAKRNCPQLTFVKPRFERYKEISQEIRKIFYDYTDLVEPLSLDEAYLDVTVNKKGNPSASLIAKEIRQRIFDELGLVASAGISINKFIAKVASDYNKPNGQKTVNPEEVIEFLEKLEIRKFYGVGKVTTEKMYKLGIFTGFDLKQKSEAFLIDNFGKSGGYYYHVVRGIHNSTVKPHRIPKSVGAERTFSENLSSEIFMLERLEHIATELERRLKKSTISGKTITLKIKYSDFTLQTRSKTLRYYIADKHLILETAKELLYQEKLENSVRLLGISLANLNTDKKEKTEEKKMVTIQLQFDF; encoded by the coding sequence ATGCCAATTGATTTGCCCAATAGAAAAATTATTCATGTAGATATGGACGCCTTTTATGCCTCTGTGGAAGAATTGGATAATCCGGATTTGAAAGGGAAGCCTTTAGCCGTTGGCGGCAGTGAAATTAGAGGTGTTGTTTCTGCTGCAAACTATGAAGCAAGAAAGTACGGCGTGCGCAGCGCTATGAGCGGTGTGATGGCAAAACGCAACTGCCCGCAGCTTACCTTTGTAAAACCTAGGTTTGAACGCTACAAAGAGATCTCTCAAGAAATTAGAAAAATATTTTATGACTATACAGACTTGGTGGAGCCATTATCATTAGATGAAGCCTACTTAGATGTAACGGTGAATAAGAAAGGCAATCCTTCTGCTTCCTTAATAGCAAAAGAAATTAGGCAACGGATTTTTGATGAATTAGGACTCGTAGCATCCGCAGGTATTTCTATCAATAAATTTATTGCTAAAGTTGCTAGTGATTATAACAAACCGAACGGACAAAAAACGGTGAACCCAGAAGAGGTCATTGAATTTTTAGAAAAGCTAGAAATTAGAAAATTTTATGGCGTAGGAAAGGTTACTACTGAAAAGATGTACAAATTAGGCATCTTTACGGGTTTTGATTTAAAACAGAAATCAGAGGCTTTCTTAATTGACAATTTCGGTAAAAGTGGTGGGTATTATTATCATGTGGTACGCGGCATACATAACAGTACCGTAAAACCACATCGTATTCCCAAATCTGTGGGTGCAGAACGAACCTTTAGTGAAAACTTAAGTAGTGAAATTTTTATGTTAGAGCGATTAGAGCATATCGCCACAGAACTAGAACGGCGATTAAAAAAGTCGACTATTTCTGGAAAAACAATTACGCTAAAAATAAAGTACAGTGATTTTACCTTACAAACCCGGAGTAAAACGTTACGCTATTATATCGCGGATAAGCATTTAATATTAGAAACGGCCAAAGAACTTCTATACCAGGAAAAATTAGAAAACTCTGTACGCTTATTAGGGATTTCATTAGCAAACTTAAATACGGATAAAAAAGAAAAAACCGAAGAGAAAAAAATGGTGACCATTCAATTACAATTCGATTTTTAA
- a CDS encoding plastocyanin/azurin family copper-binding protein: protein MKNLVVVLAVALGSLFSVNAQDMKMDKTISLEQTKGEFTQKQITVDEGTYTFEIANNAVGHDVGFVLVKKGEDISKPENHIQTAYVTKAVGTGLKGTSKPTTLTKGEYVYFCPLNPTATDNILTVK, encoded by the coding sequence ATGAAAAATTTAGTAGTAGTATTAGCCGTAGCATTAGGATCATTATTTTCAGTAAATGCACAAGACATGAAAATGGATAAAACAATTTCACTTGAGCAGACCAAAGGAGAGTTTACGCAAAAGCAAATTACCGTAGATGAAGGTACCTATACTTTTGAAATTGCAAACAATGCAGTAGGACATGATGTAGGATTTGTATTAGTTAAAAAAGGAGAAGATATTTCTAAACCAGAAAACCACATACAAACAGCATATGTTACAAAAGCTGTAGGTACAGGTCTAAAAGGAACGTCTAAGCCAACAACATTAACCAAAGGAGAATATGTTTATTTCTGTCCATTAAACCCAACGGCTACAGATAACATATTAACTGTAAAATAA
- a CDS encoding carboxymuconolactone decarboxylase family protein — protein MSTFNVPKREEVSSTNQALFDNLEKGVGFVPNLYATYAYSENALQNYLALSGAKTSLKAKEKEVVNLAVSQVNECSYCLAAHTAIGKMNGFTDDQVLELRAGKASFDAKLNALAALSKNITENRGGTDAAVVDSFFAAGWTKENLVDTIVLVGDKTISNYLHKTTDVPVDFPEVTIAL, from the coding sequence ATGAGCACATTTAATGTCCCTAAAAGAGAAGAAGTATCAAGTACTAATCAAGCGTTATTTGACAATTTAGAAAAAGGAGTAGGGTTTGTACCTAATCTATATGCAACCTACGCTTATAGTGAGAATGCTTTGCAAAATTATTTAGCCCTGAGTGGTGCAAAGACGTCACTTAAAGCAAAAGAAAAAGAAGTTGTAAACCTAGCAGTGAGTCAAGTTAATGAATGTTCTTATTGTTTAGCGGCACACACGGCAATAGGTAAAATGAATGGTTTTACAGATGATCAAGTTCTAGAGCTACGAGCAGGAAAAGCATCTTTTGACGCTAAATTAAATGCTTTAGCAGCATTATCTAAAAACATAACAGAAAACAGAGGTGGTACAGATGCTGCTGTTGTAGATAGTTTTTTTGCAGCAGGGTGGACAAAAGAAAACCTAGTAGACACCATTGTTTTAGTAGGCGATAAAACAATTTCTAACTATTTACACAAAACTACAGACGTACCTGTAGATTTTCCAGAAGTAACTATAGCACTTTAA
- a CDS encoding AraC family transcriptional regulator yields the protein MKYEFYDTNLGSIFGLTDDIKKDEKSFRINSSTISFLWNRNSTALELTIDDASILLLPNQIVTTTYLHHVSFSKTQLPLTSFLFNREFYCIADHDSEVSCNGILFFGTQDLPIISIPESQEKKFETLYEIFQDEFTTPDKIQGDMLQMLLKRLIIICTRLAKDQLILKDFDNEQVDVIRKFNVLVDTHYKTKRKVAQYADLLFKSPKTLSNLFAKYNQKSPQQIILERITLEAKRLMQFTDKQNQEIAFELGFNDSAHFSSFFKKMTSISPTQYRENKSILG from the coding sequence ATGAAATATGAATTCTATGATACTAATTTAGGTTCTATATTTGGGTTAACAGATGATATTAAGAAAGATGAAAAATCATTCAGAATTAATTCTTCTACCATTAGTTTTTTGTGGAATAGGAATAGTACAGCTTTAGAGCTTACCATTGATGATGCAAGCATCTTATTATTGCCCAATCAAATAGTAACCACGACCTACTTACATCATGTTTCCTTTTCTAAAACACAATTACCTTTAACTAGTTTCTTATTCAATAGGGAGTTTTATTGTATTGCAGATCATGATAGTGAGGTGTCATGTAACGGAATCTTATTTTTCGGCACACAAGACTTACCTATCATATCTATTCCCGAATCTCAGGAGAAAAAATTTGAAACACTTTATGAAATTTTCCAGGATGAGTTCACTACACCTGATAAAATTCAAGGAGATATGCTGCAAATGCTTTTAAAGCGATTAATTATTATTTGTACTCGTTTAGCTAAAGATCAACTTATCTTAAAAGATTTTGACAATGAACAAGTAGATGTCATTAGAAAATTTAATGTTTTAGTAGATACCCATTATAAAACAAAACGAAAAGTGGCTCAGTATGCAGATTTACTTTTTAAGAGTCCTAAAACATTATCTAATCTTTTTGCGAAATACAATCAAAAATCTCCTCAGCAAATTATTTTAGAACGGATAACATTAGAAGCAAAACGCTTAATGCAGTTTACAGACAAACAAAATCAAGAGATTGCTTTTGAACTTGGTTTTAATGATTCTGCCCATTTTAGTAGTTTTTTTAAAAAAATGACGAGTATCTCTCCTACACAATATCGTGAAAACAAGTCTATTTTAGGCTAA
- a CDS encoding TetR/AcrR family transcriptional regulator, with protein MKKLELRNHIIKVASDLFYSKGYNATGINEIIENAHIAKATLYNHFKSKEELCIEYLKDMNSKFMQELALFIETQDNVRLKLLGIFDYLRELYRASNFNGCWACKCISEIGKENKTIREEIQHQKNNLLQFLKDLVQKNIPQNSNAESERLSNAIYLLYESAISESYLHQNDWPIYSAKSIANQMITNNN; from the coding sequence ATGAAAAAATTAGAATTACGAAATCATATTATTAAAGTTGCGTCTGATCTATTCTACTCAAAAGGATATAACGCTACCGGAATAAATGAAATTATTGAAAATGCACATATTGCAAAAGCTACTTTATACAATCATTTTAAATCTAAAGAAGAACTTTGTATTGAATATCTAAAAGATATGAACTCAAAGTTTATGCAAGAATTAGCGCTTTTTATCGAAACGCAAGATAATGTAAGACTTAAACTTTTAGGTATTTTTGATTACCTAAGAGAGCTTTATAGGGCTTCAAATTTTAATGGTTGCTGGGCCTGTAAGTGCATCTCTGAAATAGGAAAAGAAAATAAAACCATTCGAGAAGAAATTCAGCATCAGAAAAATAATCTCTTGCAGTTTTTAAAAGATTTAGTTCAGAAAAACATACCGCAAAACTCAAATGCGGAATCTGAACGTTTGTCAAATGCCATTTATTTACTCTATGAGAGTGCTATTTCTGAAAGCTACTTACATCAAAATGACTGGCCTATCTATTCTGCAAAAAGTATTGCCAATCAAATGATCACAAACAATAACTAA